The Brachypodium distachyon strain Bd21 chromosome 4, Brachypodium_distachyon_v3.0, whole genome shotgun sequence nucleotide sequence TTGAGGAAGTCTTGACTTGTGTCGAATCCATCTAGGCGAGAGAACGAATCTTAAATGGCTGGAAGTAAGTACTAAAGCATCACTTCGACAGGACAACCGAATACAGATGACGAAGTGCACATGTATCCTATACTCATATGGGCTATGTGTATAGCCCGTGAAGACAAGCTCGGTCTACCTGATCCAATGAGTCCATTTAAAAAAGCTACCCAGacctcgaaaaaaaaagctacccAGACCTTGATCTCCTAGTGCAAACTCATGAAACAGAGTACGCCAAAAAAACTTATGCAACAGAGTACACCAAAAAAACTTATGCAATAGAGTTACAGAGTACACCAAAAAAACTTATGCAATAGAGTAAATGCTGCCTTGCATGGGATCATTGAGATCTCCATCCAAGTACTAGCTAGTTCTGCTTCTATATACAAGTAGGCTGACAAAATATTTTCCTGCAGAGCATTTTTCAAGTCAAATTTGTTAGGCATGTATGGTCGTCTTAAATACTCCAATTTGGGGTTGATATGTGCAGTAGTTGCTTTAACTTGATTTTGTAAATCTCTCAGGATCTCTggctgaaaaacaaaaaactcgGGAGGATGCAATGGACAAAAGCTACACTTATATGGACCTTCCTGTCTCAAAGATCAACCATAACAGAAACACTGTCCACATGTAAGAAGAGGACAAGATAATAGAGAAACAGACGACACCTCATATAAATTACAGTTCAACAATTATTCTGTAAGTGTTCTTATTTCTGAACATCAGAACATATTACATTGACACGTGTGTTTTACACTACGGTGACTTGAAGTATATATGTGCACTGCTCTATCAGATGACACATTTATAGTACATTGGAAAACAAAATTGAGTAAAGAGATTAGTTAATCTGCTAAGTTACATGCATGTACTACTGCCTGATGAATTGTTAGACATATCAAGAATTGATGCAACAAACCTTCGAAACACTTACAAATGAGTGCAAGCAGCCTGAAAATCCACTCTTCAGCTTCAGGACTAAGCCAATAATTAAGTTTCAATAGCAGTGGTGATATACACTCTGTTGTCCTATGCAGTTTTCAATCAGTCTTTGACTCTTTCGAtgattggggaagattatatAGAATCAGCCCCGACAGCAATACCACACCACCTATGATAAAAGAGGCGCTTAACTTTGCGCCTTGAGGGATGTAAGGCAAAGGAAGAGAAAGGATATAAATTGATATTGGCACTGCAATGAAAACAAACATCATCAGCAGTCATGAAAATACTAGTTCAGTTTGATCCATacacagcggcagcagaacaataaatgcaaatgcaaatgcaggaaaagaaagacagaAGGAAATACCTGCTGATGTTGCGGTAAGTGAAGCAACCAGGGCAGATGACATCTTCACCAAATTAAGCAACGAGATATTGAAAGCCATGTTCACCAATATGAAAAGCAATGGTAGGAATGGAGCTCCACCGCAATCTATAAGAAAATACAGGCAATCAGGTAGAAAAATTATATGTACAAACACTATAGAACCGCTACATAACCAACCTGAAATCATAAGTCCCAGGTTTTCAACTGACTAGTTCAAAATTTAAGGAGTTTGACAAAACAAGCCCAGATCAAGCAATTATGGTTCCCAATTATCAAGTGCAACTATTGTACTACAAGCATTTCACGGCATTTGAGGAACTTCCCAGTGTGTCAAGCAATTATGGTTCCCAATTATCAAGCCCAGATCAAAATTTAAGGAGTTTGACAAAACAAGCCCAGATCAAGCAATTATGGTTCCCAATTATCAAGTGCAACTATTGTACTACAAGCATTTCACGGCATTTGAGGAACTTCCCAGTGTGTAAATGCATGTATTAGAACAGGAAAGAAGCATTACCGATCAGACTTTCTCCAACATTTAAGAAGCACTCAGCACCACCATTTAAATAGGCTGAGAGCTCAGCAAGTTTAATTCCTCGTAAATTAGTAAGTAATGGGAGAAGTAGAAAGACAAAAAGAGCCTGTAAATCATAAAAGGAAGTACAATACATGATATAAATCAAGGTTTATGGATATGATAATGCTAAGTGTAACAAACGAATAATGTTGAATTTACAATCTCACCTGAAATCCAGATCCAAATGAATTGACCACAAAAATGTCTGGCCGCTTCCCCTGCACAATATTTCGTTTTGAGGTTATGTTTCTGAAGAAACTAcaccacacacacatatacTAGCACATACAGAAAAATAAAGTGCGAGATAGAACCTTAAGACGTTTTGCGCCATCAACGAAGACTGACTCCTGCAAAACACAATTCATATATTTGATTGAAGTCTCAGAAAATTATAAAAGGTGTATAATGTAATAATAAAAGTAGCTAAACCTTCAAAATAGATGCACCAGCTTGAAGTGCTGATGAAGCAATCATCAGTACTGGCCAAATTAACTTCACGCCAGATAGAATGTGACCCTCATTCGCTCCACTATAATAACAGTATAGAGATGGTCAGTCATAACCTGGAAATAACTGCCTATCGTAGAAAATAGCACAACAACACTTTTTACTCAAATAAGAGTCAATGCTTATGAATAGACAAGAGCATAACTACCGATTTCTCTCTAAACAACTTTGTTGTGACAAGTAGCATATAATTTACGAGATAGTTCAAAGGATATACCTTGCAACAGCAATAATCACACCAGAGGTTACAAGGAAGCAACCAGTGATTTGTCTCAATGAGTACGTCCTTCTCAACAGAAAGACCGAGAAAATAAGCTGCCAGACCAGGAAAGACTGcagaacacacacacagaaGATTATTATTCGACAATGAAGTACATAGGTAGGAGGTACAAACACAAATAACCAAATATAATTTGCATTTTAGTACAATCACAAGCACATGTTACCCCATGTGTTATGTTATGGACCGGTCCAGAACAAGTTAAATTGGTAGGACGATGGTCCGTAAACCAGGGATAGGGGCACTCGCCCTCAACAACCGGCGGCAGGGCTCGACCCTGACGTGGAAGAGAGGCTCTGGGGATTGTTGGAACTTTTGATGCTAATTGCTTAAAACTGTGACAATCGTTCATATAGGACAATTAACTTGATCCACGAGTCGGATCCTGATATAAACTCAAGACAACCATATCTCTACGTTCAAAGTTTAGTTGGACTCTTCCTAATTTAAATGGACACTTTCTAATACACATAAATATATCCAACAAGGATATTACTACTTAGTTTATTCCTTTTCCTAACCTTCCAGTCTCTAATATGATCTACCCGATGCCTTCATGTTTATACCTAACTCCTGGTGCCTTGTCCACCCATCGCCATAACATCACGGTCACGGTTTTGAAATGCTTGAACAATTACAATAAAACAATTCCACTAGTTATAAGAACTGAAATCACATCACAAAACTAGAGTGTTTATCAGTCAATTAGTGGAGATGCACAAGTACTTAAACATCTTTTAGGAGTCCTGTTTTGTTATAGGCTCTGTAgtttgaaaaaaatgaaaactttGGGTGGCAGCAGGTTTTTGCTGCATAGTGGCTGGATTGAGACGATTTTGTCATAGTGGGTCTCCTGCTGGTGACGAACTCGATATTCCCGCTTTTCCTGCCTCCTTGAAACAGTTCCGTTCGTTGAATGGAAAAATGGGATGTCccggttaaaaaaaaagtatgtaAACACTAATCTCAAGCATCCACCCCTGCGTGTACATTTGGTTTTCCCTATTTTAATCAAATACTAGTGAAAACAAGACAGGAGGACAAGGACATGATATGTAAATCTTACACAATAGAGCACAGCTGAAATAAGTCAAATTCAGACCTGAGACAATATGGGAATAGCAGGGCCAGGCAACATGGCTGCAAGTTTCACCAATAACAATCAGTTAGCACAAATGTCTGCAAGAAACACGGTAAAAAAGGTTTCCGAAATTACCTCCTGCGGACATGCCAGCGGCGACCCCAAGAGCCTCCAACAGGCCGATGGCGGCGAACCGACTCTTTGGCAACGCAAGCATGTCCCACGTCACCAGCCCCCTACGGTACCTCACGTATAGTATTGTGAAGTACACGGCAACATACCTGCAACGTTCCAATTGCAGATACAACATGTCAGAGCCCAGAACCGCACGCCGAGCTTGCTAAAACCGACCTgcgcatttcgtcgaacacctcAGCGGTGCAAAAAAGCTTTTACCCGAAGGTGGTGAGCTgggcgaggaagaaggggtAGGCCTTGAGGGGCACGAGCGCAAGCTTGTAGAGCACGCGATTGGCGACGGCCAGGGCCACCACGGCCGCCGACGCAGCCgcgatcgccggcgacgagctcaTTGCAACGTACTAGTATTATGCTACGGCAAGCAAGAGCTTACTACGCGAGGTTTGTCTAGCGCTAGGGTTTTCAGTTCAGGAAGGCCGGTGGAGATGGAATTGGGAATCGCGGTACCGTGCTTGTAGCGGCGAGCTGCCGGTTGCTTGCCGTGAGCTTGGGGAATTGTCTCTGCTCTTCAACCCCCATGGTCTACGGCGTTTTACAATTACACCCTTGGATTTTGCTGCTCCTTCGGAACGAGGGCCGCGTGTGAGATTCCGTTCAGATGCTATGAGCCGATGGAGGAGAAAACTGGAGCGGGGTCCTTCAATAAAACTTGACTAGCTTGAGACTTTCATCTTATCCTTTGACCATGCACTTTTTACCAGTCGTCCCAAATGCTTTCGAGTGTAATTTGACTAGCTTGATCATGTCATGGAAAGGAGTATCATCTGTTTCACTTTCAGACTTCCGAAATACACAGCTGTGTGTTTCGAAATTATACCATCTTGCTTCCTGGAAAGGGAATGTCAATTGTAACAGTAATACAAACctatggttgtgtgcatccaTCGATGCAAACGCCATGGAGCTTTCCTccttttcaaagaaaaaacagtaaTACTCCCGCCGTCTCATATTAACtaactttctattacatgcatctagacactttttaggtatagatacatccatatttggacgaATTTGAGTCGGttaatataggacggagggagtacaaaccTGGAATGGGCCTAAGTTGTGGCTTCTGACAAGAAAACATAGTCAGCCAGAGTCGAACCTCTGAATGTCATAACTGTGGTTCTAGTAAAATGAACACATGAGTGAATCACAATATCTGGGAAAACATTATGATCCTTCAGGAGTTCAGGTTCAGGTCGAGCTTGTCATCATCAGTTAACAGAAAGCTAATCTTCCAACTGCAGTGAAATTCAGGAAGATTGCCTGTACATGTTTtacaaattttgaattataCCAATGAACATTACAATATGTAACGAATGGCCACAGCAACATAAATAGAACAAATGTAATTCATTCATCTAAGGCTAGTAGCCATCATTAACAGCTATGTAGGAGCACAGGCATTCCTCATTTTGCCTTGTTCCTTCACATCTAAGACAAGAtatcttctttcctttttgcaGTCTGTCAGAATTTGAAGAGTGCTTGTACTATCACACAGCagcaaagaagaaaataagtGGGTGATTATCTCCTCAATCATAATCTGCATCTGACAAAACACAAGTTTAGACGTACTGTTCAAGAAATGagatccaaaataaaaaacacaaGTTTGTAGGGGCAGTAGCTGAACTAGCCATATGTCAAGTACTACCATTGTTACAAAATGTAAGACATGAAAAGCTATAGTGTGATGCAACTTTAACTTTTAACTCAAGAAatgaaaagtaaaaaaaaaagggcaagaCATTTTGGAAGGCTAAAATGGTGAGCCAAAACATCTTACATTTTGAAACAGAGGTAGTATGAAATATTTGTCCCCATTGAGCCTTTTCTGATATTCTCCGTAGGACATGTGCTTTGGCCATGACATCACAATTACACTATGCCAGTAGTCTAGCTGTGCAGTTCCTTGTTCTGTTCTTTGGCCTTCTTGggttttatttatgttttcctttttttttcactttctgttctttgtttgttttctttttgcttttgttgggGCTTGTAAGACTCACGCCGTCTCggtgttttgttccaaatGAAAATGACCCACCCCCAGGGGTTGGtccgagaaaaaaaaggtaataAGATCACAGTGAGGAATGATACCTATCGTACACCATATGTGATCCCTACTCCAAAAACTCTTCCATGAGGCCCTATTATAAGTTAAACAGTGTATTGTTATCACAGGAAATGCTTAAAGCATGAAGATCATGAAGTAAAAGACAGCAAACCTGTGATATAAATTGTTCGGCGTCTGTAcgccttaggaaatgtagtgAGTTCTTGGTCAATGATATGGAATGGTCACCTAGAGATACTTCACCAATGTCCTCCAGTACTCGAACCTGGATATAAGGGTCCTTGGGAGGTACCATGTCCTATAAAATTTATATAGCAGGTCTGGTGACTGCATTTCCTCCCTTTAAAAAGTACATGGTATAGAGGGGTCTCATACCACTGTTAAATCTATATCCATCTCCGAAATGTATGACTTAATGGCTGCAGAGTGGTTCTTGAAGTATTCTTTCTCTGAAAAGTGGAGCTTTTCTTGTATTTCATGAGGAAGAACAGGACCAAGTTTCCATCTAAAACTCTGAATAGTTTCTGCTCGGTTGTACCTGGTTGGATAGAATGCTTTCAGCTAACGTCCAGCCAAATTCAGGTTAAGCCTAGACAATGGATAGAACAGAGATAAACTAAAAGTTTGCACAGCTGTAGGATATGAATCATGTACATGTAAGCGATGAGGCATCTTTTGTTCCGGAGCAGTGAAAGATGGTGGATAGCTGCACCATAGTGGTCCTCGTTTCTGGTtgtctcaatgtctaagtttTGGTCCACCATTTTCCTGTCACAAGAACAAAACATATGAGGCATTCGAAAAGTTTATCAACTGCAGCTGGTAAGGAAGTGATGTATGCACATAAGGCAAAGTTAGACGAAGATGTTCAACAATCTAAAAGCATGCAAGTTACCTGATCAATGACTGAAACTGTGCATTGTGCTCATTGCACTCTCTAACGACCTGATCAAACACATCACTCTGCACATTCCGTTAGACAGCAAATTAGGTGTCCAGATATATTACACAAACTTAACAGGATCTATAGCTACCATAACCATTTTACCCAAGCGGTATACAATTATTATGCGGTGCTGCAGTAACCACCTCTTCTAAAGATTTGAAAAAAGCAGAATATGTCATGCAAGTAAGCAACAGATAATTTTAACAAGATACCATGGAATTTGGTACCATGAACCTAACAATTTAACTGTCAGGCAGGCTCACAGGATTACAAATTAGGGGTGTGATACTCTTCTGAGTAAACGGATGCTGGTTCAGAAATTAAAATCGCATGAACTTTTCAGGGCAGATCACAAGGCCAGATCGTTAACATCTGCCCTGACGAGACGAGACAGGTGCTCGAACATGACACTTTGCACTAGATGTCAATTATACAACATATATGCCGAATTCCACCCAAACTGATACCTAACAAACCAGAGCAAACAAATTGGCCCATAATATACACGCAGCAAGGAGACTGAACCACTCAGATTCCCCAACTAGTAAATGCGATAGTGCGTATGGAGAAGGGAAGAAAATTACGTTGAAAACCACCAGTTGCCCGGGCTCGCAGGAGTCGAGCTCCTTCAGCAGCTGCGACGCGCGCCTGCCGtacatcttcctcctcctcctcccccacgcCCGCCGACGCGCGGGACGTGTTCGACGGAATGGCGCCGCGAGAGAGGGCCAGATCTGCCACAGCGGGGGCGGGCTGGGGCCGGCAGGGGAACGGTCAGAGAGCGAACTGCGGATAGCGCGACCGCTGTGGCCGGCGGTAGTCTGTGGCGGGGCCGCGGGCAGTGGCGGCAGTAGGAGGGGAATTTGGTGCGGCCGCGCGGGAAGAATTATGGGGGCTCGGTTTTGGGAGGTGGGACTGGGGATGGAAGGAAGGGGAATGCGTGGCGGGCGTTTTGTACGACATTGTTGGAGAGTATCACGTGGCTTGCGGCCTTGCGGTTGCGGGTGGGGTTAATATGGGCTTCTCTATTTAAAAGAGAACCACAAATCACTAGGCCGTCTCGTGATACCAGAAGGTCCAGCCCACGAGCCCATCGTATTCGTACCACAGAAGTgcaacaagaaagaaaataggcTTGGGCTGGAATAGTACCAGTGCAGTCCTATTGCCATTACCtttatattatttatttttgttgaacCAAACACGTCCTATGTCTGTTGCTTCCCAGTCCTGGACAGAAAATTTTGTAAGGAGTACAAGTTTTGGCTAAGAATTGAGCTAAAACTGACCAGAATCTAGGAGAGGCGCGCTGGGTACTTTACTAGCATCTACAATCAGCCTTCCAGAAAATGAGAAAATCCACGAGGGTCGGAGTGTGGACCACGTGAGCTGTCGCCGGGCTGCGTCCCGTGCTTTTTAGACGATCGATTGTCTTGCCAGTTTTGTTGATTGACCAGAACTAACTGAAAGACGTATATGCTCTTCGAGAAGGTTTTTGCTTGGCTCCACATATTGGATGTAACGAGTTCATAATCCAATCGGACAGTACGGCGGTCATTGAATAATGCTTGATGATGGTTTGTCCGCCACTCCGGCTGCGGCAATTTTCTATGACCGTAAGATTTTAGTTTCGTGTTTTATCTCTGTTTCCTTTGAGTTTTGTCCTCGGAAGGCCAACATGGTGGCGCATAACATAgtttttctgaaaatttatCTTATACTCGGAACTATGATCCCCTAgttttatttttcctatgCTGATAAACGTTGTAACTATTTTTCATAATCAATAAACTGTGACGGATggctttccctaaaaaaaactgaaagacGGTCCCAGTGGGTGACGGCTCCTACTGAAATCCCCAAATCCATCTCAATTCCACCCGATTTCTCCCAATCTTGTACGCAAGCGTGAAtttggtacttcctccgtctaacaaaagatgtctcaagtttgtcaaaatttgaatgtatctacacatgacttagtgtataaatgcattcaaacactactacaaaatacCCCTTCCATGAAccctcaccagtggcggttattttGATTCAAAAAATCACCGCACCGGTGCTCGAGCCACGGGTGACCTCCCGAAGACCGCTGAAACTtgcaaaaatcataactaattcacaaaaaatcaaaacaatgTGGTTATTTTTGCTAAAGTCTTCATTTCAATTCCTTAACACgttggaacaataatatcacatgGTCTTTCTGATAAAATatgattttctattttttcaatgcaaaaaatgaagtattttgtgaagcaagtacAAGTTTTGTGGTTCAAAATGGCACCTATACAATTTTCACACAAAGTAGACCATATTTAATTGGTTGTGTCCAAAggttttgaattttatatCTTTATTTATACTTTCCCcatttaaatgaatttctaGCGATTTCCCAAAAGTAATTCAAAGTTGTACTACAAGTGTGTGATAGTTTGTTcgtagaaaataaaaaaacattttacaTTACCCCAAGTTAGAATTATGCAAGATTCATAAAGGGTGTTGAAATATTCAACACCTTGCTATGAAAAGATGTGCCGACAATTTTCACCCATCTTGCGAAAATTCCAACAATATGaagaaaatgtaaaaaaagTCCATTCTTTCGCATGGAGTCCTTTTATGTGTTCTAGTTGTCATGAAAAATGATAAAC carries:
- the LOC100823089 gene encoding DNA replication complex GINS protein PSF1 gives rise to the protein MYGRRASQLLKELDSCEPGQLVVFNSDVFDQVVRECNEHNAQFQSLIRKMVDQNLDIETTRNEDHYGAAIHHLSLLRNKRCLIAYMYNRAETIQSFRWKLGPVLPHEIQEKLHFSEKEYFKNHSAAIKSYISEMDIDLTVDMVPPKDPYIQVRVLEDIGEVSLGDHSISLTKNSLHFLRRTDAEQFISQGLMEEFLE
- the LOC100821841 gene encoding protein CLT2, chloroplastic, producing the protein MSSSPAIAAASAAVVALAVANRVLYKLALVPLKAYPFFLAQLTTFGYVAVYFTILYVRYRRGLVTWDMLALPKSRFAAIGLLEALGVAAGMSAGAMLPGPAIPILSQSFLVWQLIFSVFLLRRTYSLRQITGCFLVTSGVIIAVASGANEGHILSGVKLIWPVLMIASSALQAGASILKESVFVDGAKRLKGKRPDIFVVNSFGSGFQALFVFLLLPLLTNLRGIKLAELSAYLNGGAECFLNVGESLIDCGGAPFLPLLFILVNMAFNISLLNLVKMSSALVASLTATSAVPISIYILSLPLPYIPQGAKLSASFIIGGVVLLSGLILYNLPQSSKESKTD